A genomic stretch from Lathyrus oleraceus cultivar Zhongwan6 chromosome 2, CAAS_Psat_ZW6_1.0, whole genome shotgun sequence includes:
- the LOC127123765 gene encoding uncharacterized protein LOC127123765 — protein MKTTSANTKKRSSSVKTSSVKCPKSEDSQHFSVTLHHGGEFYRVFEEEIIYRGGTDTTVNGIHVSNWNMDNIEKLLSRLGYKADCVRVWTKVLEIQDGFFLIRKDDDVVDDFALYFSAMNVKGDLYVEHSTGNMDPADREPKCVNDDDHPPDNGIDGLDEEKVEGLDDSEDERATAYFDGFEGIDVTKPIRWEPNNSMEEPNKSMDSDDVYYSDELNSSDPDDSCDEERPKYARFRKEHLNKDFIFKWGMEFNTLDDFRAAIREWSVLNGREISFVKNEGDRVRVVCKHKCGFLVLCSKVGHKETFAIKTLVHKHTCARVLNNKSASSKWVAKHVVKRMQTSDTVRIRDIIQDMRQTYSVGITVAKAWRAKLIAKKIIEGDADNQYASIWRYAEELRRVNHGNTVKINVERPSPSIQPRFGSFYFCFDGCKKGFIHGCRPFVGVDGCHLKTKYGGQLLIAVGRDANDQYFPLAFGVVENETKESWRWFIQLLMEDIGQDRRYVFISDQQKGLVAVFEELSDTIEHRLCLRHLYANFKKRFGGGALIRDLMMGAAKATYYQAWVQKMNELKNADPNAWTWLMVVPTKSWCKHAFSFYPKCDTLMNNISESFNATILAARDKPILTMCEWIRKYLMNRLSTSASKLENWPHKVMPIPRRRLDNEVFRSGHWLPTWSIAETFQVTHSYNTHEFIVDIAKRSCSCNFWELVGIPCRHAVAALSYRKQNPDEFVDACYTREKFALCYGFSVSPINGQDMWPEVEMEPPLPPAYKNGPDRPKKIRIRESGEDGARKRRSGVAYKCTKCDNFGHNVMTCKATTQDPNALKRKRKPKKGHVPTATDMPTATDMPTANDMPTASDMPAPTATDMTVPTNVP, from the exons atgaagacAACCTCAGCGAATACGAAGAAGCGATCCAGCTCAGTGAAGACGAGCTCAGTGAAGTGTCCAAAGTCCGAG GATTCACAACACTTTAGTGTTACACTCCACCATGGGGGTGAATTTTACAGGGTTTTTGAAGAAGAAATTATATACAGAGGGGGTACGGATACGACAGTTAATGGGATACATGTTTCAAATTGGAACATGGATAACATTGAGAAGTTGTTGAGTAGGTTAGGGTATAAGGCTGATTGTGTTAGGGTATGGACAAAAGTTTTAGAAATTCAAGATGGTTTTTTTCTGATTAGGAaagatgatgatgttgttgatgattttgctCTATACTTTAGTGCAATGAATGTGAAAGGAGATTTGTATGTTGAACATAGTACTGGGAACATGGACCCTGCTGATAGGGAACctaaatgtgtgaatgatgatgaccACCCCCCTGATAATGGAATTGATGGGTTAGATGAGGAGAAGGTAGAGGGGTTAGATGACAGTGAAGATGAAAGAGCTACTGCTTACTTTGATGGTTTTGAAGGAATAGATGTTACTAAGCCTATTAGGTGGGAGCCCAATAACAGTATGGAGGAGCCCAATAAGAGTATGGATTCAGATGATGTATACTATAGTGATGAGTTGAATAGTTCTGACCCAGATGATTCTTGTGATGAAGAAAGGCCCAAGTATGCTAGGTTTAGGAAAGAGCATCTAAACAAAGACTTTATATTCAAGTGGGGTATGGAATTCAACACACTTGATGACTTTAGGGCAGCTATCCGTGAGTGGTCAGTGCTTAATGGGAGGGAAATTTCTTTTGTGAAAAATGAGGGAGATAGGGTAAGGGTGGTGTGTAAGCATAAATGTGGGTTTTTAGTCTTATGCTCTAAGGTGGGCCACAAGGAGACTTTTGCTATAAAAACACTTGTACATAAGCACACATGTGCTAGGGTTTTGAACAACAAGTCTGCTAGCTCAAAGTGGGTGGCCAAGCATGTGGTAAAGAGGATGCAAACTTCTGATACAGTCAGGATAAGAGACATCATCCAAGATATGAGGCAAACATATTCTGTGGGTATTACTGTTGCAAAAGCATGGAGGGCTAAGCTAATTGCCAAGAAGATAATTGAAGGTGATGCTGACAATCAGTATGCTTCCATATGGAGGTATGCAGAAGAACTAAGAAGGGTAAACCATGGCAACACTGTGAAGATAAATGTAGAAAGACCTAGTCCATCCATACAACCAAGGTTTGGGTcattttatttctgttttgatggCTGTAAGAAAGGCTTTATTCATGGATGCAGACCATTTGTGGGGGTTGATGGATGTCACTTAAAGACCAAGTATGGTGGACAGTTACTTATTGCTGTAGGCAGGGATGCTAATGATCAATACTTCCCTTTGGCATTTGGTGTGGTTGAAAATGAAACAAAGGAGAGTTGGAGATGGTTTATACAACTACTAATGGAGGACATTGGTCAGGATAGAAGATATGTATTTATCTCTGATCAACAGAAG GGACTTGTGGCTGTATTTGAAGAATTGTCTGATACTATTGAGCATAGATTATGTCTTAGGCACTTGTATGCTAATTTCAAGAAAAGGTTTGGTGGAGGAGCCCTTATTAGAGATTTAATGATGGGAGCTGCTAAAGCCACATACTATCAGGCATGGGTCCAAAAGATGAATGAATTGAAGAATGCAGATCCCAATGCTTGGACTTGGTTGATGGTTGTTCCTACCAAAAGCTGGTGTAAGCATGCCTTTTCTTTTTACCCTAAATGTGATACATTGATGAATAATATCTCAGAGTCTTTTAATGCTACCATTCTAGCTGCTAGGGACAAACCTATACTCACAATGTGTGAGTGGATAAGAAAATATCTGATGAATAGGTTATCCACCTCTGCAAGTAAACTAGAAAATTGGCCACATAAGGTGATGCCAATACCTAGGAGAAGGTTAGATAATGAGGTGTTCAGGAGTGGTCATTGGTTGCCAACATGGTCAATTGCTGAGACTTTTCAGGTTACACATAGTTACAACACACATGAATTTATTGTTGACATTGCTAAAAGGTCATGTAGTTGTAATTTTTGGGAATTAGTAGGAATTCCATGTAGGCATGCTGTAGCTGCTCTGAGTTATAGAAAGCAAAACCCTGATGAATTTGTTGATGCTTGTTACACAAGAGAAAAGTTTGCACTATGTTATGGATTTTCAGTAAGTCCAATCAATGGTCAAGATATGTGGCCAGAAGTTGAGATGGAACCACCTCTACCACCTGCATATAAAAATGGTCCTGATAGACCTAAGAAGATTAGGATAAGAGAAAGTGGAGAGGATGGTGCAAGGAAGAGAAGATCTGGTGTTGCATATAAGTGCACCAAATGTGATAATTTTGGTCACAATGTTATGACTTGTAAGGCTACCACTCAGGATCCCAATGCACTTAAAAGAAAG AGAAAACCTAAAAAAGGACATGTGCCAACTGCAACTGATATGCCAACTGCAACTGATATGCCAACTGCAAATGATATGCCAACTGCATCTGATATGCCTGCCCCAACTGCAACTGATATGACTGTTCCAACAAATGTGCCCTAA
- the LOC127120459 gene encoding BTB/POZ domain-containing protein SR1IP1: MVDPGQVKNTTSASDFSLKKQELLSSAMKRTSEWIFSQEIPSDVNVQIGEASFSLHKFPLVSKSGYIRKLVSESKDADVSLVELSDVPGGAEAFELAARFCYGINFEINVENIATLRCVAEYLEMTDDYAVGNLVERTDAYLNDVALQTIAGSVSILHISESLLPMSEKAKLVSKCIDAIAYIACKESQMCSSGRSDSGSEGVMGSSISSQQKPVVDWWAEDLTVLRIDIFQRVLIAMVARGFKQFAIGPILMLYAQKSLRGLDIFGKGGKKIEARQEHEKRVILETIVSLLPKERNAMSVSFLSMLLRAAIYLDTTIACRLDLEKRMATQLGQAVLDDLLIPSYSFTGDTLFDVDTVQRIISNYLESQIGNHFAFNGDDEYFSPPQSDIEKVGKLMENFLAEIATDRNLSVAKFISLAELIPEQSKPTEDGMYRALDIYLKAHSNLSDMERKKVCSVMDCQKLSREACAHAAQNDRLPVQTVVQVLYYEQERLRDAMNGNENGESPIQAKRNSHSSDSQIHPISNEIVSLRKENEDLKLELAKLKKKLQEIENSATVKSVKSTVNSPVIVSAASPAYSADKPPLPRRSSFMSSVSKKLGKLSPFPRVDGILTPFAKGRTKPNKNRRHSIS, translated from the exons ATGGTGGATCCTGGTCAAGTGAAAAATACAACTTCTGCTAGTGATTTTTCTCTTAAGAAGCAAGAGCTTCTTTCTAGTGCCATGAAAAGAACAAGTGAATG GATTTTTTCTCAAGAGATTCCTAGTGATGTCAATGTCCAAATTGGAGAAGCTTCTTTTTCATTACATAAG TTTCCATTAGTCTCCAAGAGTGGATACATTAGGAAACTAGTCTCGGAATCTAAAGACGCTGATGTGTCCTTAGTTGAACTCTCTGATGTTCCTGGTGGAGCAGAAGCATTTGAGCTAGCAGCAAGATTCTGCTACGGGATAAACTTTGAAATAAACGTGGAAAACATCGCTACGCTTCGTTGTGTGGCGGAATATCTAGAGATGACAGATGATTATGCAGTTGGGAACTTGGTGGAAAGAACTGATGCATATTTGAATGATGTAGCATTACAAACCATTGCAGGTTCTGTTTCAATTTTACATATTTCGGAAAGTCTTCTTCCGATGTCAGAGAAAGCGAAATTGGTGAGCAAATGTATAGATGCAATTGCTTATATAGCTTGTAAGGAGAGTCAAATGTGTTCATCTGGAAGAAGTGATAGTGGCTCTGAGGGAGTGATGGGATCTTCTATATCGTCTCAACAGAAACCAGTTGTTGATTGGTGGGCTGAAGATTTAACTGTTCTTAGGATTGATATTTTTCAAAGAGTTCTTATTGCAATGGTGGCTAGAGGGTTTAAACAGTTTGCTATTGGGCCTATTCTTATGCTCTATGCGCAGAAATCGCTACGAGGTTTG GATATATTTGGAAAGGGAGGGAAGAAGATTGAAGCAAGACAAGAGCATGAAAAAAGGGTTATTTTAGAGACAATAGTAAGCCTATTACCAAAAGAGAGGAATGCAATGTCAGTAAGCTTTCTATCTATGCTGCTACGCGCAGCAATATATCTCGATACAACAATTGCTTGCCGGCTTGATCTAGAAAAAAGAATGGCAACACAATTAGGACAGGCTGTTCTAGACGATCTTCTCATTCCTTCATATTCATTTACGGGCGACACATTGTTTGATGTCGATACAGTGCAAAGGATCATTAGTAATTACTTAGAATCTCAAATTGGAAACCACTTTGCCTTCAATGGCGACGATGAATACTTTTCCCCTCCACAAAGTGATATTGAAAAAGTCGGAAAGTTAATGGAGAATTTCCTTGCTGAAATAGCCACGGATAGAAATTTATCAGTTGCGAAATTTATCAGTTTAGCTGAATTGATTCCTGAACAATCAAAGCCTACAGAAGACGGAATGTATAGAGCCTTAGACATCTATTTAAAG GCTCATTCGAATCTAAGCGACATGGAGAGAAAGAAAGTGTGCAGCGTAATGGACTGTCAAAAGCTATCACGAGAAGCATGTGCACATGCAGCTCAAAACGACAGGTTACCTGTCCAAACGGTAGTACAAGTTCTCTACTACGAACAAGAACGACTTCGTGACGCAATGAACGGCAATGAAAACGGTGAATCTCCTATTCAGGCCAAACGAAATTCACATTCAAGTGATAGTCAAATTCATCCAATTTCAAATGAAATCGTAAGCTTACGAAAGGAAAACGAAGATCTGAAATTAGAGTTAGCGAAGTTGAAAAAGAAGCTTCAAGAGATTGAGAATTCTGCGACGGTTAAATCGGTTAAATCAACGGTTAATAGTCCTGTTATTGTAAGTGCTGCTTCGCCTGCTTATTCTGCTGATAAGCCTCCATTGCCGCGGAGATCTTCGTTTATGAGTTCGGTTTCTAAGAAACTTGGGAAGCTTTCTCCTTTTCCGCGTGTTGACGGTATTCTTACGCCTTTTGCTAAAGGTAGGACTAAACCGAACAAGAATCGACGTCATTCCATTTCATGA